In Saccharothrix violaceirubra, the following are encoded in one genomic region:
- a CDS encoding (deoxy)nucleoside triphosphate pyrophosphohydrolase, which produces MSVVRATALVDVPVATVAGAVVDVGTLGVRVDGGGLLYEGAEFSLVGRSGRVVVTRAGLGGVGVRVVADRSPEFWLGTDVRVTGAGVLVVHEVGWRQPRTVWERVVDVAFWRRIALRLLEDRAARVAKRIEELVEARVVVGAAVVRGDRLLVQQRGFPAEVAGKWELPGGRVEVGEDDRAAVVRECREELGVEVKARQQVGLDVPLKADLLLRVYAADLINGEPVAEEHQGVRWVRVDELADLDWLPADRVLVPALRELLSAQAGHP; this is translated from the coding sequence GTGTCGGTGGTGAGGGCCACGGCCCTGGTCGATGTACCGGTGGCCACGGTGGCGGGTGCGGTGGTCGATGTGGGCACCCTGGGGGTTCGGGTCGACGGTGGGGGCCTTCTGTACGAGGGTGCCGAGTTCTCTTTGGTCGGGCGGTCTGGTCGTGTTGTTGTCACTCGGGCTGGGCTTGGTGGGGTTGGTGTTCGGGTTGTCGCCGACCGTTCGCCGGAGTTCTGGTTGGGCACCGATGTTCGGGTGACCGGGGCCGGGGTGTTGGTTGTGCACGAGGTCGGGTGGCGTCAGCCTCGTACGGTCTGGGAGCGGGTTGTCGATGTTGCCTTTTGGCGGCGGATCGCGTTGCGGTTGTTGGAAGATCGGGCTGCCAGGGTTGCCAAGAGGATCGAAGAACTCGTTGAGGCGCGGGTTGTCGTCGGGGCGGCTGTTGTGAGGGGTGACCGCCTTCTAGTGCAGCAGCGGGGGTTTCCGGCGGAGGTGGCCGGTAAGTGGGAGTTGCCGGGTGGGCGGGTCGAGGTCGGTGAAGATGACCGCGCGGCTGTTGTCCGGGAGTGTCGTGAGGAGCTTGGCGTCGAAGTAAAAGCACGCCAACAGGTCGGCCTTGACGTTCCGTTGAAGGCCGACCTGCTGTTGCGTGTCTACGCCGCCGATCTCATCAACGGCGAGCCCGTCGCCGAGGAGCACCAAGGCGTCCGTTGGGTTCGGGTCGACGAGCTTGCCGACCTTGACTGGCTCCCGGCCGACCGGGTGTTGGTGCCTGCCCTGCGCGAGTTGCTTTCA
- a CDS encoding XRE family transcriptional regulator, translating to MRAYLGEHRHVLTLKATAEYPDIPKVAGTSLLTDPLWTPSAPIPLADIGLQHQTGHDFHGVDGTEGFAVAHLPDDTQGHHYRSYSAAMADLAAPSVFQNRSTYRLLDADLTTSTGRLLFGSGTYFDGIDVGEASAHEFAARELGLVDDLKLREAIGAPCDPARRPTNVAISTLTLRHDREAGTAQFFLHWRDPKRVGHAGGLYQVLPVGIFQASSDESWNQDNDFDLWRCMVREFSEELLGTSEEHGSDQAPIDYETWPFAAQITQELGTGVRAYYLGMGVDPLTLATDMLTVAVVDAPLFDTLFGNIVETNDEGRILKAQRFTEDTVGRFAHKEPTQAAGAALLALAWSHRDALLS from the coding sequence GTGCGCGCCTACCTGGGTGAACACCGCCATGTCTTGACTTTGAAGGCCACAGCCGAGTACCCCGACATCCCCAAGGTCGCGGGCACGTCGCTGCTGACCGACCCACTGTGGACGCCCAGCGCGCCCATACCGCTCGCGGACATCGGCCTTCAACACCAAACCGGCCACGACTTCCACGGTGTCGACGGCACAGAGGGGTTCGCCGTCGCGCACCTCCCCGACGACACACAAGGCCACCACTACCGCAGCTACTCGGCGGCCATGGCCGACCTCGCCGCACCCAGCGTCTTCCAGAACCGATCGACCTACCGGCTGCTGGACGCCGACCTCACCACCTCCACGGGCCGACTCCTCTTCGGCAGCGGCACGTACTTCGACGGAATCGACGTAGGCGAGGCGAGCGCCCACGAGTTCGCCGCCCGCGAGCTGGGCCTGGTCGACGATCTGAAGCTGCGCGAGGCGATCGGTGCTCCGTGCGACCCGGCCCGCCGCCCGACCAACGTCGCGATCAGCACGCTGACCCTCCGCCACGACCGTGAGGCCGGCACCGCCCAGTTCTTCCTCCACTGGCGCGATCCGAAACGGGTCGGCCATGCGGGCGGTCTCTATCAGGTACTGCCGGTCGGCATCTTCCAGGCGTCCAGCGACGAATCGTGGAATCAGGACAACGACTTCGACCTGTGGCGCTGCATGGTCCGCGAGTTCTCGGAAGAGCTGCTCGGAACCTCCGAGGAACACGGCAGCGACCAGGCGCCGATCGACTATGAAACCTGGCCGTTCGCCGCACAGATCACCCAGGAGCTTGGCACGGGCGTACGCGCGTACTACCTGGGCATGGGTGTGGACCCGTTGACCCTGGCCACGGACATGCTCACGGTCGCCGTGGTCGACGCGCCGCTGTTCGACACGCTGTTCGGCAACATCGTGGAAACCAACGACGAAGGCCGGATTCTGAAGGCTCAACGGTTCACCGAAGACACCGTCGGGCGCTTCGCCCACAAAGAACCGACTCAGGCCGCCGGTGCCGCGTTGCTGGCACTTGCCTGGAGCCACCGGGACGCGTTGCTGAGCTAG
- a CDS encoding helix-turn-helix domain-containing protein, with amino-acid sequence MDDTNAWLVRGPSGTFNDDAGAALREWRKAAKQNQTSVAAVLGITQQNLSQMENGARPVSLELRRKFVERLGIAPEDLGLSGGQARGLIASDDASPEIASSRVRWRAQRRWLNQSRSALARLAVRLYQPQHRVPRTPLITAPKWPWHAWTAFRTTPISSVGGCRSAN; translated from the coding sequence ATGGACGACACGAACGCCTGGCTCGTGCGAGGACCGAGCGGCACCTTCAACGACGATGCCGGAGCAGCGTTGCGCGAGTGGCGCAAGGCGGCCAAGCAGAACCAGACCTCGGTGGCGGCCGTGCTCGGCATCACGCAGCAGAACCTCAGTCAAATGGAGAACGGTGCTCGTCCGGTCTCCTTGGAACTGCGTCGGAAGTTCGTCGAACGTCTGGGCATCGCTCCCGAAGACCTCGGGCTGTCCGGAGGCCAAGCCCGTGGCCTCATCGCATCCGACGACGCCAGTCCCGAGATCGCCTCAAGCCGAGTTCGGTGGCGTGCTCAGCGGCGGTGGTTGAACCAGAGCCGGTCAGCGCTCGCCCGGCTCGCCGTACGGCTGTACCAGCCGCAGCACCGCGTTCCCCGCACTCCGCTGATCACCGCACCGAAATGGCCTTGGCATGCATGGACGGCATTCCGGACAACCCCGATCAGCTCCGTGGGCGGTTGCCGTTCCGCGAACTGA
- a CDS encoding sensor histidine kinase: protein MNPRRWWLRRTLRFRITVVATGVALLCLLALTLLAPRLIGFVQVSAVDRELSRAGVTRVLDVAGVPLDGGGFLDLTPSDIRSLKAGESVLRLDGASAHRWTGRVVFAADGTPELHVSGDVLVGYQEANELGTRWLAVAAVLVAGLVGIATWLAVRSSLRPVERMRAAAGELPRGQRLPVPAARDELQALAEALNALLARRDEATERLRRFTGDAAHELRSPVTSVRAQAEVAVAHPDPDFSIEVLESIVEESERLSALVDALLLLARADTGELPRAEPVDLALGAQSAVDRLGSKELLVQVSAPISACLISAAHTEVELVLDNLLRNAARHARTLIRVSVLPAGRQVRLLVDDDGPGIPEEHRQKVFDRFYRVDSDRGRATGGFGLGLALVAHLVSRRRGAVRATESPEGGARLEIRWPAYR from the coding sequence GTGAACCCGCGCCGGTGGTGGCTGCGGCGCACGCTGCGGTTCCGGATCACCGTGGTGGCCACCGGCGTTGCGTTGCTGTGCCTGCTCGCGTTGACGTTGCTCGCGCCGAGGCTGATCGGGTTCGTGCAGGTCAGCGCCGTGGACCGGGAGCTGTCACGGGCCGGGGTGACCAGGGTGCTCGACGTCGCGGGCGTGCCTTTGGACGGCGGCGGCTTTCTGGACCTGACCCCGTCGGACATCAGGTCCCTGAAGGCGGGCGAGTCGGTACTGCGCCTGGACGGCGCGTCGGCCCACCGCTGGACCGGCCGGGTCGTGTTCGCGGCGGACGGAACGCCCGAACTGCACGTGTCGGGGGACGTCCTGGTCGGCTACCAGGAGGCGAACGAGCTCGGCACCCGGTGGCTCGCCGTGGCGGCCGTGCTGGTGGCCGGGCTCGTGGGGATCGCGACGTGGCTGGCCGTCCGGTCGTCGCTGCGCCCGGTGGAGCGGATGCGCGCGGCGGCGGGGGAATTGCCACGCGGGCAAAGACTGCCGGTGCCCGCGGCACGCGACGAACTCCAGGCTTTGGCCGAGGCTTTGAACGCCCTGTTGGCGCGTCGGGACGAGGCAACCGAGCGTTTGCGCCGTTTCACCGGAGATGCTGCCCACGAACTGCGTTCGCCCGTGACATCCGTACGGGCCCAGGCAGAGGTAGCCGTAGCCCACCCCGATCCGGACTTCTCGATCGAGGTGCTGGAGTCGATCGTGGAGGAGTCGGAGCGACTGTCGGCTTTGGTCGACGCGTTGCTGCTACTCGCCCGCGCCGACACCGGTGAACTCCCTCGCGCCGAACCCGTCGACCTGGCCTTGGGCGCCCAGTCCGCCGTTGACCGGCTTGGTTCCAAGGAACTCCTGGTTCAGGTAAGCGCCCCCATCAGTGCCTGCCTGATCTCAGCAGCCCACACCGAGGTGGAGTTGGTCCTCGACAACCTTCTGCGCAACGCCGCACGCCACGCCCGAACGCTGATCAGGGTGTCGGTCCTGCCGGCAGGCCGCCAAGTGCGCCTGCTGGTAGACGACGACGGCCCCGGCATCCCGGAGGAACACCGCCAAAAGGTCTTCGACCGCTTCTACCGGGTCGACTCCGACCGAGGCCGCGCAACGGGCGGCTTCGGCCTGGGCCTGGCTTTGGTGGCCCACCTCGTAAGCCGCCGCCGAGGAGCCGTAAGGGCAACCGAATCCCCCGAGGGCGGAGCCCGCCTGGAAATTCGCTGGCCCGCTTACCGGTGA
- a CDS encoding response regulator transcription factor — protein MLWYVRPRVLVVDDEVGVRRALERGLSAEGMEVVTAADGPNALRVALTGAFDVVLLDIMLPGLSGYRVLQRMRAEGVRTPVLMVSAKDGEVDQADGLDLGADGYLVKPFSFVVLVAQVRALLRRNTADSGRRRLKLGELVVDRATREVSWAGEQLSLSPREYAVLDVLAGRAGSVVTKDELLRAVWGDEQAATRNAVEVYVGYLRRKLDAMGAGEVVRTVRGHGYLASTPDLDAALGAASSRRR, from the coding sequence ATGCTGTGGTACGTGAGACCGAGAGTGCTGGTTGTCGACGACGAGGTCGGTGTCCGCCGCGCGTTGGAGCGTGGGTTGTCCGCGGAAGGCATGGAGGTCGTCACGGCCGCCGATGGCCCCAACGCGCTGCGCGTGGCGTTGACCGGGGCGTTCGACGTGGTGCTGCTGGACATCATGCTGCCGGGGCTGAGCGGGTACCGGGTGCTCCAGCGGATGCGGGCCGAGGGCGTGCGCACGCCGGTGCTGATGGTGTCGGCGAAGGACGGCGAGGTGGACCAGGCGGATGGGCTCGACCTGGGCGCCGACGGGTACCTGGTGAAGCCGTTCTCGTTCGTGGTGCTGGTCGCCCAGGTCCGGGCGTTGCTTCGACGCAACACAGCGGACTCGGGCCGGCGCCGGCTGAAACTGGGGGAGCTGGTCGTCGACCGGGCGACGCGTGAGGTGAGCTGGGCGGGTGAGCAGCTGTCGCTGTCGCCGCGCGAATACGCCGTGCTGGACGTTCTTGCCGGCCGGGCGGGTTCGGTCGTGACGAAGGACGAACTGCTGCGCGCGGTGTGGGGCGACGAGCAGGCGGCGACCCGTAACGCGGTCGAGGTGTACGTGGGGTATTTGCGGCGCAAACTCGACGCCATGGGCGCGGGCGAGGTCGTGCGAACCGTGCGCGGCCACGGCTACCTGGCGTCGACGCCGGACCTCGACGCCGCGTTGGGCGCGGCGTCGAGCAGGCGGCGGTGA
- a CDS encoding LolA family protein, with protein sequence MNRRRVTVAAAAAGVVAGVVGMGVLAMPAGAGPAPVLPAIEPQALVESVLTAKPAAFGGSVDVDNDLGLPGLPGVPAQLTDGDSGLRVWSDGTGKFRVQAPSGDSDKTFVDDGSTAWLWNSAEKTVARFPHGPGEKPEVKDGAVDPVTVAREVVTRVEEFSTVSVDGTARVADRAAYELVLTPKPTEKTVLREVRIAVDAELRLPLRIAVYTNGTNEPAARIGFSQLSVGAQDPALFAFTPPAGAKIVNEADGPSEEEKDKAREALDGVQPVVIGDGWDTVVGTRVRFDKLGELQDEATEKHGKPEGLEGNPQDLLKRLGKPVSGAWGNGVLITTKVGSALVADDGRVVAGAVPEQVLFEAIGQVK encoded by the coding sequence ATGAACCGGAGAAGGGTGACCGTGGCCGCCGCGGCGGCCGGTGTGGTCGCCGGCGTGGTCGGCATGGGGGTGCTGGCCATGCCCGCGGGTGCGGGTCCCGCACCCGTCCTGCCCGCGATCGAACCGCAGGCGCTGGTCGAGTCGGTGCTCACCGCCAAGCCGGCCGCGTTCGGCGGGTCGGTCGACGTCGACAACGACCTGGGCCTGCCCGGACTGCCGGGCGTGCCAGCGCAGTTGACGGACGGCGACAGCGGGCTGCGCGTCTGGAGCGACGGCACGGGCAAGTTCCGCGTCCAGGCACCGTCGGGCGACTCGGACAAGACGTTCGTCGACGACGGCTCCACGGCGTGGCTGTGGAACTCGGCCGAGAAGACCGTCGCCAGGTTCCCGCACGGCCCCGGCGAGAAGCCCGAGGTCAAGGACGGTGCGGTCGACCCCGTCACCGTGGCCCGCGAGGTCGTCACCAGGGTCGAGGAGTTCAGCACGGTGTCCGTGGACGGCACGGCGCGCGTCGCCGACCGGGCCGCGTACGAGCTGGTCCTCACGCCCAAGCCGACGGAGAAGACCGTGCTGCGCGAGGTGCGCATCGCGGTGGACGCCGAGCTGCGGCTGCCGCTGCGGATCGCGGTGTACACCAACGGCACCAACGAGCCCGCCGCGCGGATCGGCTTCTCGCAGCTGTCCGTCGGCGCGCAGGACCCGGCGCTGTTCGCGTTCACGCCGCCGGCCGGCGCCAAGATCGTGAACGAGGCCGACGGCCCGTCCGAGGAGGAGAAGGACAAGGCCCGGGAGGCGCTGGACGGCGTCCAGCCGGTCGTCATCGGCGACGGGTGGGACACCGTGGTCGGCACGCGCGTCCGGTTCGACAAGCTCGGCGAACTCCAGGACGAGGCAACCGAGAAGCACGGCAAGCCCGAAGGCCTGGAGGGCAACCCCCAGGACCTGCTCAAGCGGCTGGGCAAGCCGGTCTCCGGCGCGTGGGGCAACGGCGTGCTGATCACGACGAAGGTCGGCTCGGCGCTGGTGGCCGACGACGGCCGGGTCGTGGCCGGTGCCGTGCCCGAGCAGGTGCTCTTCGAGGCGATCGGTCAGGTGAAGTGA
- a CDS encoding ABC transporter ATP-binding protein has translation MTASTSAWVGAAPADPTPVLAARTRGLRKVYGRTVAVDRVDLDVPEGAVLGMLGPNGSGKTTTIRMLLGLVRPTEGEVELLGRRLPDGAAQALPHVGALVEGPGFHPFLSGRENLRRVAAFEPLLATGSIRQAVEDALERVGLGGAAHRRYRGYSLGMKQRLGLAAALLVRRKLIVLDEPTNGLDPAGTREVRKVIADLHADGSTVVVSSHLLSEIEAICTHVAVLHRGTVVAQGGLTELLQADSSALLIETPDVDAALTALRAGRISARPLGEGIRVELIGTTAPVVVRTLVEAGVEVHEARRHRAGLEDLFARLTDAEESEHSLSAVDTIEEGAR, from the coding sequence GTGACCGCCTCGACCAGCGCGTGGGTGGGGGCGGCCCCGGCCGACCCCACCCCGGTCCTCGCCGCCCGGACGCGGGGACTGCGCAAGGTGTACGGGCGGACGGTCGCGGTGGACCGCGTGGACCTGGACGTGCCGGAGGGGGCCGTCCTGGGGATGCTCGGCCCGAACGGGTCCGGCAAGACCACCACGATCCGGATGCTGCTGGGCCTGGTCAGGCCGACCGAGGGGGAGGTCGAACTGCTGGGCCGGCGGCTGCCCGACGGCGCCGCACAGGCGCTGCCGCACGTCGGCGCGCTGGTCGAGGGTCCGGGCTTCCACCCGTTCCTGTCCGGACGGGAGAACCTGCGGCGGGTGGCGGCGTTCGAGCCGCTGCTGGCCACGGGCTCGATCCGGCAGGCGGTGGAGGACGCGTTGGAACGCGTCGGGCTCGGCGGTGCGGCGCACCGCCGGTACCGGGGCTACTCGCTGGGCATGAAGCAGCGTCTCGGCCTGGCCGCGGCGCTGCTCGTCCGGCGCAAGCTGATCGTGCTGGACGAGCCGACCAACGGCCTCGACCCGGCGGGCACCCGCGAGGTGCGCAAGGTGATCGCCGACCTGCACGCGGACGGCAGCACGGTCGTGGTGTCGTCGCACCTGCTCAGCGAGATCGAGGCGATCTGCACGCACGTCGCCGTGCTGCACCGCGGCACGGTCGTGGCCCAGGGCGGCCTGACCGAACTGCTCCAGGCCGACAGCAGCGCGCTGCTGATCGAGACGCCGGACGTGGACGCGGCACTGACCGCGTTGCGCGCGGGCCGGATCTCGGCCCGGCCGCTCGGGGAGGGCATCCGGGTCGAGCTGATCGGCACGACCGCACCCGTGGTGGTGCGGACGCTGGTCGAGGCCGGTGTCGAGGTGCACGAGGCCCGCCGGCACCGCGCGGGCCTGGAAGACCTGTTCGCCCGGCTCACCGACGCCGAGGAGTCCGAGCACAGCCTGTCGGCCGTGGACACGATCGAGGAGGGGGCGCGATGA
- a CDS encoding ABC transporter permease: protein MSTAVATRAPLGRQLRSELRWILRRPRTVIGLASLCLVPILAGVGLWFSVTDGSPPEGPGISAIIGGNGLALPVFTLFLALPMLLPLVAAIWSADGIAGEAQHGTLRGLMISPVGKVRLLAIKSFGIATMSVLAVALITVVGVVVGVLLFGGDGLLTLSGSTLPFGAGLGRVGLTAVLVVVQMWGVAAIALAISTCTEHPLVVMASTLAGTIVFTVLGLFDSLSWLRPYLITSTWEGLADVMRDPLPTGQLWNATAVAGCYILVGLSLAVIRLSTKDN, encoded by the coding sequence ATGAGCACCGCGGTCGCGACGCGCGCGCCACTGGGCCGGCAACTGCGCTCGGAGCTGCGCTGGATCCTGCGCCGCCCGCGCACGGTGATCGGGTTGGCGTCGCTGTGCCTGGTGCCGATCCTGGCCGGGGTCGGCCTGTGGTTCTCGGTCACCGACGGTTCGCCGCCGGAAGGTCCGGGCATCTCGGCGATCATCGGCGGCAACGGCCTGGCGCTGCCGGTGTTCACGCTGTTCCTGGCGTTGCCCATGCTGCTGCCGCTGGTCGCCGCGATCTGGTCGGCGGACGGGATCGCGGGCGAGGCCCAGCACGGCACGCTGCGCGGGCTGATGATCTCGCCGGTGGGCAAGGTGCGGCTGCTGGCGATCAAGTCGTTCGGCATCGCCACGATGTCGGTGCTGGCGGTCGCGTTGATCACCGTGGTCGGCGTGGTCGTGGGCGTGCTGCTGTTCGGCGGCGACGGCCTGTTGACGCTGTCGGGCAGCACGCTGCCGTTCGGCGCGGGCCTGGGCCGGGTGGGGTTGACCGCCGTGCTGGTCGTCGTGCAGATGTGGGGGGTCGCGGCGATCGCGCTGGCGATCTCCACGTGCACCGAGCACCCGCTGGTCGTGATGGCCTCGACGTTGGCCGGGACGATCGTGTTCACCGTGCTGGGCCTGTTCGACTCGCTGTCGTGGCTGCGCCCGTACCTGATCACGTCCACGTGGGAGGGGCTGGCCGACGTCATGCGCGACCCGCTGCCGACCGGGCAGCTGTGGAACGCGACGGCCGTCGCCGGCTGCTACATCCTGGTCGGACTGTCGCTCGCGGTGATCCGCTTGTCCACCAAGGACAATTAG
- a CDS encoding GNAT family N-acetyltransferase, whose protein sequence is MFLETPRLVLRAIEPSDVDDVARLLAEPDVMRYIDTGRPVPRDEVEREVMPKVVGGVGWWAGIEKSSGAFVGWFELSPVAEGVRELGYRLHPSSWGRGYATEGATALVAKGFADLGVHRVVATAMAVNTGSRRVLEKAGLVYVRTFHEDWPDPIPGAEHGDVEYALSR, encoded by the coding sequence ATGTTCCTGGAGACCCCACGCCTGGTGCTGCGCGCCATCGAACCTTCCGACGTCGACGACGTCGCGCGGCTCCTGGCCGAGCCGGACGTGATGCGCTACATCGACACCGGCCGCCCGGTGCCACGCGACGAGGTCGAACGCGAGGTCATGCCGAAGGTGGTCGGCGGGGTCGGCTGGTGGGCGGGGATCGAGAAGTCCTCGGGCGCGTTCGTCGGCTGGTTCGAGCTGAGTCCGGTGGCCGAGGGCGTGCGCGAACTCGGCTACCGGCTGCACCCGTCGTCCTGGGGCCGCGGGTACGCGACCGAGGGTGCGACCGCGCTGGTCGCCAAGGGGTTCGCCGACCTGGGCGTCCACCGGGTCGTGGCCACCGCGATGGCGGTGAACACCGGGTCGCGACGGGTGCTGGAGAAGGCCGGGCTGGTGTACGTGCGGACGTTCCACGAGGACTGGCCGGACCCGATCCCGGGCGCCGAGCACGGCGACGTGGAGTACGCGCTCAGCCGATGA
- a CDS encoding ABC transporter ATP-binding protein, with product MALAVRGLDVRYGDVKAVSGVDLEIADGEVVALLGPSGCGKSTLLRAVAGLERPSAGTIAWDGGDLARVPVHRRGFGLVFQDGQLFPHRDVAGNVAFGPRMAGVDKATRDRRVADLLALVGLADYGRRRVTELSGGEQQRVALARALAAEPRLLLLDEPLSALDRALREQLALDLARLLRDTGATALVVTHDHDEAFTLADRVAVLRAGRIVQVGPPVDVWRRPADDDTARFLGCGRVLDADAARRLVGVDHRVGLRSTALRVDADGSLAGVVRARVHRRDHVRLVVVVDGEGEFDAVAPVARPPEPGDRVRLAVDDDGLALIG from the coding sequence ATGGCGTTGGCAGTGCGTGGGCTCGACGTCCGCTACGGCGACGTGAAGGCGGTGTCCGGGGTCGACCTGGAGATCGCCGACGGCGAGGTCGTCGCGCTGCTCGGCCCTTCGGGATGCGGCAAGTCGACGCTGCTGCGGGCCGTGGCCGGACTGGAACGCCCCAGCGCGGGCACGATCGCGTGGGACGGCGGCGATCTCGCGCGCGTGCCCGTGCACCGGCGCGGATTCGGGCTCGTGTTCCAGGACGGGCAGCTGTTCCCGCACCGGGACGTGGCGGGCAACGTCGCGTTCGGGCCGCGCATGGCCGGTGTCGACAAAGCGACCCGGGACCGGCGCGTGGCCGACCTGCTCGCCCTGGTCGGCCTGGCCGACTACGGGCGGCGGCGGGTCACCGAGCTGTCCGGCGGCGAGCAGCAACGCGTCGCGTTGGCCCGCGCGTTGGCCGCCGAACCCCGGCTGCTGCTGCTCGACGAACCGCTGTCCGCGCTCGACCGGGCGTTGCGCGAACAGCTCGCGCTGGACCTGGCCCGACTGCTGCGCGACACCGGGGCCACCGCGTTGGTCGTGACGCACGACCACGACGAGGCGTTCACGCTCGCCGACCGCGTGGCCGTGCTGCGGGCCGGGCGGATCGTGCAGGTCGGGCCGCCCGTCGACGTGTGGCGGCGGCCGGCGGACGACGACACCGCGCGGTTCCTCGGCTGCGGCCGGGTGCTCGACGCGGACGCCGCCCGGCGCCTGGTCGGCGTCGACCACCGCGTGGGACTGCGGTCGACGGCGTTGCGGGTCGACGCCGACGGGTCGCTCGCGGGCGTGGTGCGGGCACGCGTCCACCGGCGTGACCACGTGCGGCTGGTCGTCGTGGTCGACGGCGAGGGCGAGTTCGACGCGGTCGCCCCGGTCGCCCGTCCCCCCGAACCGGGCGACCGGGTGCGGTTGGCCGTCGACGACGACGGCCTCGCGCTCATCGGCTGA
- a CDS encoding ABC transporter permease, producing the protein MAFARRRLTWALASLLPLAFLGVFFLWPVVAIVGLGLRDGVQVDADTWGLVGFTLGQAAAATAVALVAGLPVAYLLARCRVRGTGVVRAAVMVPFVLPTVVVGLAFRALWPDGGVLPIVLANAFFNVAVVARTVGGLWARLDRRVEDAARSLGASRLRAFRSVTLPALAPAIGSAAAVVFLFCSTAFGVVLVLGGARYRTLETEIYLRTVQLLDLSGAATLSLLQFAAVIAVLVIGVVTRRRRERGLPLRVEPPRRPGGGEWVVVGAAWLVVGVLLVPVVALTVRSLSTVDGWSLAGYRALAGTGERGTLVVSGLDAAVRSLRAATDATMIALVVGVLSAVVLVGLRRSGSWFAETLDTALMLPLGVSAVTVGFGYLITMDALPGDFRTSPLLVPLAQALVVTPLVVRIVLPVLRAVDERLRQAAATLGASPWRVWREVDFPLAFRSLVAAAGFGFVVALGEFGATSFLARPDAATLPVVIARLMSRPGQLNSQLAYAACVLLMVVTTVTVLLIERLRVPSSGEF; encoded by the coding sequence GTGGCGTTCGCTCGTCGTCGGCTGACCTGGGCGCTCGCGTCCCTGCTGCCGCTGGCGTTCCTGGGCGTCTTCTTCCTCTGGCCGGTCGTCGCGATCGTGGGCCTGGGCCTTCGTGACGGCGTCCAGGTCGACGCGGACACCTGGGGCCTGGTCGGGTTCACGCTCGGCCAGGCCGCCGCCGCGACGGCCGTGGCGCTGGTGGCCGGCCTGCCCGTGGCCTACCTGCTGGCCCGGTGTCGCGTGCGCGGCACCGGGGTGGTGCGCGCGGCCGTGATGGTGCCGTTCGTGCTGCCCACGGTCGTGGTCGGGTTGGCGTTCCGCGCGTTGTGGCCCGACGGCGGCGTGCTGCCGATCGTGCTGGCCAACGCGTTCTTCAACGTCGCCGTCGTGGCCCGCACGGTCGGCGGGCTGTGGGCGCGGCTGGACCGGCGGGTGGAGGACGCGGCCCGGTCTTTGGGCGCGTCCCGGCTGCGGGCGTTCCGGTCGGTCACGCTGCCCGCGCTGGCGCCCGCGATCGGGTCGGCGGCGGCCGTGGTGTTCCTGTTCTGCTCCACAGCGTTCGGGGTCGTGCTGGTGCTCGGCGGCGCCCGCTACCGCACGTTGGAGACCGAGATCTACCTGCGCACGGTCCAGTTGCTGGACCTGTCGGGCGCGGCGACGTTGTCGTTGCTCCAGTTCGCGGCCGTGATCGCGGTGCTGGTGATCGGCGTCGTGACCAGGCGCCGACGGGAACGCGGCCTGCCGCTGCGGGTCGAACCGCCGCGCCGGCCCGGCGGCGGCGAGTGGGTCGTGGTGGGCGCGGCGTGGCTGGTCGTCGGCGTGCTGCTGGTGCCGGTGGTCGCGTTGACCGTCCGCTCGCTGTCCACTGTGGATGGATGGAGCCTCGCGGGCTACCGGGCGCTGGCGGGTACCGGCGAACGGGGCACGCTCGTCGTGTCCGGGCTCGACGCGGCCGTGCGGTCGCTGCGCGCGGCCACCGACGCGACGATGATCGCGCTGGTCGTGGGCGTGCTGTCGGCGGTCGTGCTGGTCGGTCTGCGCCGGTCCGGGTCGTGGTTCGCCGAAACCCTGGACACCGCGCTGATGCTGCCGCTGGGCGTGTCGGCGGTGACGGTCGGCTTCGGCTACCTGATCACGATGGACGCGCTGCCCGGCGACTTCCGCACGTCACCGCTGCTGGTGCCGCTGGCCCAGGCGCTGGTCGTGACGCCGCTGGTCGTGCGGATCGTGCTGCCCGTGCTGCGCGCGGTCGACGAACGGCTGCGCCAGGCCGCCGCCACGCTGGGCGCGTCGCCGTGGCGGGTGTGGCGCGAGGTCGACTTCCCGCTGGCCTTCCGGTCGCTGGTCGCGGCGGCCGGGTTCGGGTTCGTGGTCGCGCTCGGCGAGTTCGGCGCGACCAGCTTCCTGGCCAGGCCGGACGCGGCCACGCTGCCGGTCGTGATCGCCCGGCTGATGTCGCGGCCCGGCCAGCTCAACAGCCAGCTGGCCTACGCGGCGTGCGTGCTGCTGATGGTCGTGACCACCGTGACCGTGCTGCTGATCGAACGGCTGCGCGTGCCCAGCAGCGGGGAGTTCTGA